The proteins below come from a single Comamonas antarctica genomic window:
- the grxC gene encoding glutaredoxin 3, producing MQAVKMYTTAVCPYCIRAKQILKSKGVEQIEEIRIDLDPSARDQMMQSTGRRTVPQIFIGATHVGGCDDLIALDSQGGLQPLLAA from the coding sequence ATGCAAGCTGTAAAGATGTACACCACCGCCGTCTGCCCTTACTGCATCCGTGCAAAGCAGATTCTCAAATCCAAGGGTGTGGAGCAGATCGAGGAAATCCGCATTGATCTGGACCCGTCCGCGCGCGACCAGATGATGCAATCGACGGGCCGCCGCACGGTGCCGCAGATCTTCATCGGCGCGACCCATGTCGGCGGTTGCGACGACCTGATCGCACTGGACTCCCAGGGCGGTCTCCAGCCGCTGCTCGCGGCCTGA
- a CDS encoding response regulator, with the protein MIKIGIVDDHAIVRSGLRQFLSEHVDLRVVGEAANGREAIDLVREQEIDVLLMDLSMPGQSGLDALAMLRAKAPEMGILILSGYPEEHYAINLIRQGASGYLNKECDPQEIAEAIRTIALGRRYLTPAVADLLAQQLNRKDDAPAHEQLSEREFQVFLKLARGETAGDIAKSLSLSVKTVSTYRTRLMEKMALSSNSDLTYYALKNRLID; encoded by the coding sequence ATGATCAAGATAGGCATTGTGGATGACCACGCCATCGTCCGTTCAGGACTGCGTCAATTTTTGTCCGAGCATGTGGATCTGCGTGTGGTGGGAGAGGCCGCGAACGGCCGGGAAGCCATCGACCTGGTGCGCGAGCAGGAGATCGATGTCCTGTTGATGGACCTGTCCATGCCGGGGCAAAGCGGCCTCGATGCGCTAGCCATGCTGCGCGCCAAGGCGCCGGAAATGGGCATCCTGATTCTCAGCGGCTATCCCGAGGAGCATTACGCGATCAACCTGATCCGCCAGGGCGCCAGCGGCTACCTGAACAAGGAATGCGATCCCCAAGAGATTGCCGAAGCCATTCGCACGATTGCGCTGGGACGCCGCTATCTGACGCCGGCCGTGGCCGACCTGCTGGCCCAGCAACTCAACCGCAAGGACGATGCGCCGGCGCACGAACAGCTGTCGGAGCGCGAGTTCCAGGTGTTCCTCAAGCTGGCCCGCGGCGAGACCGCTGGCGATATCGCCAAGTCGCTGTCCCTGAGCGTCAAGACCGTGAGCACCTACCGCACGCGGCTGATGGAAAAGATGGCGCTGTCCTCGAACAGCGACCTGACCTACTACGCGCTCAAGAATCGCCTGATCGATTGA
- a CDS encoding DUF1328 domain-containing protein, with product MLHYAVIFLVIALIAAVFGFGGIAAGAVGIAKILFYIFVIMAIVTFVLSLLKKR from the coding sequence ATGCTGCATTACGCCGTCATCTTTCTGGTCATCGCCCTGATTGCCGCTGTCTTTGGCTTTGGCGGGATTGCCGCTGGCGCCGTGGGCATTGCCAAGATCCTGTTCTATATCTTCGTGATCATGGCCATTGTGACGTTCGTGCTGAGCCTTCTGAAAAAGCGCTGA
- a CDS encoding sensor histidine kinase, translating into MRWSQLRRLAISLPLAILAAILLVGINEVGYKRSRDALDNLSHINNARTTLSMLLQNMLDAETGMRGYLLTNDERYLEPYEKAVSSVNGNLDNLRNIFMSSRPDLDTFAPLSRQVARKLSEMELSLRLYRQGNEEAWRFVMFTDLGKENMDAIRAYSRSLMESTTERSRISQANIEQSLLLSRIGIATVTVIGLLAFYMYLRQAHSLQASHEREQELQRDERLRLEELVRERTATLTELANHLQQVREDERGHLARELHDELGALLTAAKLDVARLKSRIDMSTPEISERVQHLIEALNSGIALKRRIIEDLRPSSLANLGLITSLEILTREFGQRSNIEVEANLEPVELPETTQLTVYRIVQESLTNIGKYAKAKHAVVTVHNYPTYVAVQIQDDGEGFETGTVRLNSHGLAGMRHRVEAAGGRLTVSSEVGKGTTISAVIPLTAAPPPAPAAPILG; encoded by the coding sequence ATGCGTTGGTCACAACTACGCAGGCTTGCCATCAGCCTGCCCCTCGCCATTCTGGCGGCTATTTTGCTCGTTGGCATCAACGAGGTAGGGTACAAGCGCTCGCGCGATGCTCTTGACAATTTGTCACATATCAACAATGCCCGGACGACGCTGAGCATGTTGCTGCAGAACATGCTCGATGCCGAAACCGGCATGCGCGGCTACCTGCTGACGAATGACGAGCGCTACCTGGAGCCGTATGAGAAAGCGGTCTCGTCGGTCAACGGCAATCTCGACAACCTGCGCAACATCTTCATGTCGTCGCGCCCGGACCTCGACACCTTTGCGCCGCTGTCGCGTCAGGTCGCACGCAAGCTTTCGGAAATGGAACTGAGCCTGCGCCTGTACCGCCAGGGCAACGAGGAGGCATGGCGTTTCGTCATGTTCACCGACCTGGGCAAGGAGAACATGGACGCGATCCGGGCCTACAGCCGCAGCCTGATGGAGAGCACCACCGAGCGCAGCCGCATCAGCCAGGCCAACATCGAGCAGTCGTTGCTGCTGTCACGCATCGGCATTGCCACCGTGACCGTGATCGGGCTGCTGGCGTTCTACATGTACCTGCGCCAGGCCCACAGCCTGCAGGCATCGCACGAACGCGAGCAGGAGTTGCAGCGCGACGAGCGCCTGCGCCTGGAGGAGCTGGTGCGCGAGCGCACGGCCACGCTGACCGAACTGGCCAACCACTTGCAGCAGGTGCGCGAAGACGAACGCGGCCATCTGGCGCGCGAGCTGCATGACGAACTGGGTGCGCTGCTGACGGCCGCCAAGCTCGATGTCGCGCGGCTCAAGTCGCGCATCGACATGTCCACGCCGGAGATTTCCGAACGCGTGCAGCATTTGATCGAGGCCCTCAACAGCGGCATTGCGCTCAAGCGGCGCATCATCGAGGACCTGCGCCCTTCCTCGCTCGCCAACCTGGGCCTGATCACTTCGCTGGAGATCCTCACGCGCGAATTCGGCCAGCGCAGCAACATCGAGGTCGAAGCCAATCTCGAACCCGTGGAACTGCCGGAAACCACCCAGCTCACGGTCTACCGCATCGTGCAGGAGTCGCTGACGAACATCGGCAAGTACGCCAAAGCCAAGCACGCCGTGGTCACGGTCCACAACTACCCGACCTACGTTGCCGTGCAGATCCAGGACGACGGCGAGGGTTTCGAGACCGGCACCGTGCGCCTCAATTCCCATGGCCTGGCCGGCATGCGCCACCGTGTCGAGGCGGCAGGTGGCCGCCTCACCGTCTCCTCCGAAGTCGGCAAGGGCACCACCATCTCCGCGGTCATTCCCCTGACTGCAGCCCCGCCCCCGGCTCCAGCCGCACCCATCCTGGGCTGA
- a CDS encoding S41 family peptidase, with the protein MGQKLKIAGWVSVGVLAGALTTVSLQTMARGAMSPLPLEEIQQLSAVFGLIKTDYVEPVDDKKLITDAISGMVASLDPHSQYFDKKSFKEFKEGTSGRFVGVGIEITQEDGLIKVVSPIEGSPAFRAGLKTNDLITKIDDTAVKGLSLNDAVKRMRGEPNTKVLLTILRKDESRSFPVTITREEIKTQSVKGKVIEPGYAWIRLSQFQERTVDDFVRKVEEIYAKDPALKGLVLDLRNDPGGLLDAAVAISAAFLPQGVTVVSTNGQLEESKATYKALPEDYLRRGQGDPLQRLPAALKKVPMVVLVNEGSASASEIVAGALQDHKRAKVLGSQTFGKGSVQTVRPLGPETGIKLTTARYYTPSGKSIQAKGIVPDVMVDETAEGDLFAALRMREADLDKHLGSGQDDEKAAEAAREKAREEARKRLEIESKKPAAERKMPEYGSTEDFRLQQALRQLKGETVQVSKTLTERELEKKEE; encoded by the coding sequence ATGGGCCAAAAACTCAAAATTGCCGGCTGGGTCTCCGTGGGCGTTCTTGCCGGCGCATTGACCACGGTCTCCCTGCAAACCATGGCCCGTGGCGCCATGTCCCCGCTTCCGCTGGAAGAAATCCAGCAGTTGTCGGCGGTGTTCGGCCTGATCAAGACCGATTACGTCGAGCCGGTGGACGACAAGAAGCTCATCACCGATGCCATTTCCGGCATGGTGGCCAGCCTCGATCCGCACTCGCAGTACTTCGACAAGAAGTCCTTCAAGGAATTCAAGGAAGGCACGTCGGGACGCTTCGTCGGCGTCGGCATCGAGATCACGCAGGAAGACGGGCTGATCAAGGTGGTGTCGCCCATCGAAGGTTCGCCCGCGTTCCGCGCCGGCCTCAAGACCAACGACCTGATCACCAAGATCGACGATACGGCCGTGAAGGGCCTGTCGCTCAACGATGCGGTCAAGCGCATGCGCGGCGAGCCCAACACCAAGGTGCTGCTGACCATCCTGCGCAAGGATGAAAGCCGCAGCTTCCCGGTCACCATCACGCGCGAGGAAATCAAGACCCAGTCCGTCAAGGGCAAGGTCATCGAGCCTGGCTATGCGTGGATCCGCCTGAGCCAGTTCCAGGAGCGCACGGTCGACGACTTCGTGCGCAAGGTCGAGGAGATCTATGCCAAGGACCCGGCGCTCAAGGGCCTGGTGCTGGACCTGCGCAACGATCCGGGCGGCCTGCTCGATGCCGCCGTGGCGATCTCCGCTGCCTTCCTGCCCCAGGGCGTGACCGTGGTCTCGACCAATGGCCAGCTCGAGGAAAGCAAGGCCACCTACAAGGCATTGCCCGAAGATTACCTGCGCCGCGGCCAGGGTGATCCGCTGCAGCGCCTGCCGGCTGCGCTCAAGAAGGTGCCGATGGTGGTGCTGGTCAACGAAGGCTCGGCTTCGGCCAGCGAGATCGTGGCCGGCGCGCTGCAGGACCACAAGCGCGCCAAGGTGCTGGGCAGCCAGACCTTCGGCAAGGGCTCGGTGCAGACCGTGCGTCCGCTGGGCCCCGAAACCGGTATCAAGCTGACCACGGCGCGCTACTACACGCCCAGCGGCAAATCCATCCAGGCCAAGGGCATCGTGCCCGACGTGATGGTCGATGAAACCGCCGAGGGCGACCTGTTTGCGGCACTGCGCATGCGCGAAGCCGACCTCGACAAGCACCTGGGCAGCGGCCAGGACGACGAGAAGGCCGCTGAAGCGGCGCGCGAGAAGGCCCGCGAGGAAGCCCGCAAGCGCCTGGAAATCGAATCCAAGAAGCCTGCTGCCGAGCGCAAGATGCCCGAGTACGGCTCGACCGAGGATTTCCGCCTGCAGCAAGCGCTGCGCCAGCTCAAGGGCGAGACCGTGCAGGTCAGCAAGACGCTGACCGAACGCGAACTCGAGAAGAAAGAGGAGTAA
- the gpmA gene encoding 2,3-diphosphoglycerate-dependent phosphoglycerate mutase, translating to MFKLVLIRHGESTWNLENRFTGWTDVDLTPTGVEQAKNAGRLLKAEGYDFDVAYTSVLKRATRTLWHTLDEMDRTWLPVVHSWRLNERHYGALQGLNKADMAKQYGDAQVLQWRRSYDTPPPALEATDARSERGDRRYAKLQPEQVPLTECLKDTVARVIPFWNESMAPAILSGKRVVVAAHGNSIRALIKYLDNISDDEIVGVNVPNGIPLVYELDAELKPLRKYYLGDAEAAAKAAAAVAAQGKA from the coding sequence ATGTTCAAGCTTGTTCTGATCCGCCACGGTGAATCCACCTGGAACCTTGAAAACCGCTTCACCGGCTGGACCGATGTGGATCTGACGCCCACCGGCGTGGAACAGGCCAAGAATGCCGGCCGCCTGCTCAAGGCCGAAGGCTACGATTTCGACGTCGCCTACACCAGCGTTCTCAAGCGCGCCACGCGCACCCTCTGGCACACGCTCGACGAGATGGACCGTACCTGGCTGCCCGTGGTGCACAGCTGGCGCCTCAACGAGCGCCATTATGGCGCCCTGCAGGGCCTCAACAAGGCCGACATGGCCAAGCAGTACGGTGATGCACAGGTGCTCCAATGGCGCCGCAGCTACGACACCCCGCCGCCGGCGCTCGAAGCCACCGACGCCCGCAGCGAACGCGGCGACCGGCGCTATGCCAAGCTGCAGCCCGAGCAGGTGCCGCTGACCGAGTGCCTCAAGGACACGGTCGCGCGCGTGATTCCATTTTGGAACGAATCGATGGCTCCTGCCATCCTCTCCGGCAAGCGCGTCGTGGTGGCGGCCCACGGCAATTCGATCCGCGCGCTGATCAAGTACCTGGACAACATCTCGGACGACGAGATTGTCGGCGTCAACGTGCCCAACGGCATTCCGCTGGTGTACGAACTCGATGCCGAGCTCAAGCCCCTGCGCAAGTACTATCTGGGTGACGCCGAGGCAGCCGCCAAGGCGGCGGCCGCGGTCGCGGCGCAGGGCAAAGCCTGA
- a CDS encoding M16 family metallopeptidase, which produces MKALSTRTASLLLALTGGLLAAQPAWALLPIEHWTQPSGAQVWLVNSPGIPMVDVHVAFDAGSRRDPAAQSGLASAVALMASKGVRASGNDPARDENALGEAWADLGASFGAGADDDAFSYALRSLTDPALLSRATQLAARQIAEPSWPVDVWQRERARWSAAIKEADTRPATIAAKAFSTAVYGGHPYGQQNTEATLANIDIGAMQAFHRKLINACGARVSIVGALDRVQADQLVTRLLAPLHAHDTAKAAPGAPCRQQPALPEVPALKAASNIEIPFASAQAHVLIGQPGITRRNPDFLAVMVGNHILGGGGFTSRLMEQVREKRGLSYSVYSTFAPGLHAGAFVIGLQTRSDQAPEAIKVSQQVLADFVANGPTEAELRAAKDNLIGGFALRIDSNRKLLSNVANIAWNGLPLDYLDHWTERVEALTTGDVRAAMARMLQPERMVTVDVGARKP; this is translated from the coding sequence ATGAAAGCACTTTCCACACGCACCGCCAGCCTGCTGCTGGCCCTCACCGGCGGCCTGCTGGCCGCCCAGCCCGCCTGGGCCCTGCTGCCGATCGAGCACTGGACCCAACCCAGCGGCGCCCAGGTCTGGCTGGTCAACAGCCCGGGCATTCCCATGGTCGATGTCCATGTGGCCTTCGACGCCGGCAGCCGCCGCGATCCGGCCGCGCAATCGGGCCTGGCCTCGGCCGTGGCGCTGATGGCTTCCAAGGGCGTGCGCGCCAGCGGCAATGATCCGGCCCGGGATGAAAACGCGCTGGGCGAAGCCTGGGCCGACCTGGGCGCGAGCTTTGGCGCCGGCGCCGACGATGACGCCTTCAGCTATGCGCTGCGCTCGCTGACCGATCCGGCGTTGCTGAGCCGGGCCACGCAGCTGGCCGCGCGCCAGATTGCCGAGCCGAGCTGGCCCGTGGATGTATGGCAGCGCGAACGCGCGCGCTGGAGCGCTGCCATCAAGGAGGCCGATACCCGGCCCGCGACCATTGCCGCCAAGGCTTTTTCCACCGCCGTCTATGGCGGCCACCCCTACGGGCAGCAGAACACCGAGGCCACCCTGGCCAACATCGATATCGGCGCCATGCAGGCGTTCCACCGCAAGCTGATCAATGCCTGCGGCGCGCGCGTGAGCATCGTCGGCGCGCTGGACCGTGTCCAGGCCGACCAGCTGGTGACGCGGCTGCTGGCGCCGCTGCACGCGCATGACACCGCCAAGGCCGCCCCGGGTGCGCCGTGCCGGCAGCAGCCTGCGCTGCCCGAGGTGCCGGCGCTCAAGGCCGCGAGCAACATCGAGATTCCGTTTGCTTCGGCGCAGGCGCACGTGCTGATCGGCCAGCCCGGCATCACGCGGCGCAATCCCGATTTCCTGGCGGTCATGGTGGGCAACCACATCCTCGGCGGCGGCGGCTTCACTTCGCGGCTCATGGAGCAGGTGCGGGAAAAGCGCGGCCTGAGCTACAGCGTGTACAGCACGTTCGCGCCCGGCCTGCATGCGGGTGCGTTCGTCATCGGACTGCAGACGCGCTCCGATCAGGCACCCGAAGCCATCAAGGTCTCGCAGCAGGTGCTGGCCGACTTCGTTGCCAACGGACCCACCGAGGCCGAGCTGCGCGCTGCCAAGGACAACCTGATCGGCGGCTTTGCGCTGCGCATCGACAGCAACCGCAAGCTGCTGTCCAATGTCGCCAACATCGCCTGGAATGGGTTGCCGCTCGACTATCTCGACCATTGGACCGAGCGCGTCGAGGCGCTGACCACCGGTGACGTGCGTGCGGCGATGGCGCGCATGCTGCAGCCCGAGCGCATGGTGACGGTGGACGTGGGAGCCCGCAAGCCATGA
- the rsmD gene encoding 16S rRNA (guanine(966)-N(2))-methyltransferase RsmD, with the protein MSRSRIHLDVQSMAVNDAIAALERKTRGRQRNVPEAPEAPEAPAPAKGKPAKAAPAAKPVAAGAGEIRIIGGQWRRTRLAVAQRPGLRPTPDRVRETLFNWLGQDLTGWRCLDAFAGTGALGFEAASRGAKDVAMVELDAGLVAQLRSLQQRLDAKAVKIQRGDALGALQQAAPGSLDLVLLDPPFGENALFLPALRAACTAASADGWIYLEAPAEWDAAALAPLGLVRQRYLKAGAVHAHLLRKAAETGEAA; encoded by the coding sequence ATGAGCCGTTCCCGTATCCATCTCGATGTGCAGTCCATGGCCGTGAATGACGCGATTGCCGCGCTGGAGCGCAAGACGCGCGGGCGCCAGCGCAATGTGCCTGAAGCGCCTGAAGCGCCTGAAGCACCGGCACCGGCGAAAGGCAAGCCGGCCAAGGCGGCGCCCGCGGCCAAGCCAGTCGCCGCCGGCGCGGGCGAGATCCGCATCATTGGCGGGCAGTGGCGCCGCACGCGCCTGGCCGTGGCCCAGCGTCCCGGCTTGCGGCCCACGCCCGACCGCGTGCGCGAGACGCTGTTCAACTGGCTCGGGCAGGACCTCACGGGCTGGCGCTGCCTGGATGCCTTTGCCGGCACCGGCGCGCTGGGTTTCGAGGCCGCATCGCGCGGCGCGAAGGACGTCGCCATGGTCGAACTTGACGCGGGCCTGGTGGCGCAGTTGCGCAGCCTGCAGCAGCGCCTCGACGCGAAAGCGGTCAAGATACAGCGCGGCGATGCGCTCGGCGCGTTGCAGCAGGCGGCACCCGGCAGCCTGGATCTGGTGCTGCTCGATCCGCCGTTTGGCGAGAACGCGCTGTTCCTGCCGGCGCTGCGCGCGGCCTGCACTGCGGCCAGCGCCGACGGCTGGATCTATCTCGAAGCGCCTGCCGAGTGGGATGCGGCCGCGCTGGCGCCACTGGGGCTGGTGCGCCAGCGCTACCTCAAGGCCGGCGCGGTGCATGCGCATCTGCTGCGCAAGGCAGCGGAGACCGGCGAGGCCGCCTGA
- a CDS encoding rhodanese-like domain-containing protein translates to MNFIIDNWYLILLALASGAMLVFPLVKGGAGGTLSAANAVQLINREKAVVIDVSEPEEFAAGHLKAARNVPLGELQERLPAIVKNKALPVILVCAKGPRALRAEGIAKKLGYARAQALAGGLKAWREANLPVEKS, encoded by the coding sequence GTGAATTTCATCATCGACAACTGGTATTTAATTTTGCTGGCGCTGGCTTCGGGCGCCATGCTGGTCTTTCCCCTGGTCAAGGGCGGCGCCGGCGGCACGCTTTCGGCCGCCAACGCGGTGCAGCTGATCAACCGCGAGAAGGCCGTGGTGATCGATGTGTCCGAACCCGAGGAATTTGCCGCGGGCCATTTGAAGGCCGCGCGCAATGTGCCGCTGGGCGAGTTGCAGGAGCGCCTGCCGGCCATCGTCAAGAACAAGGCGCTGCCGGTGATCCTGGTTTGCGCCAAGGGCCCGCGCGCCCTGCGCGCCGAAGGCATCGCCAAAAAGCTGGGCTATGCGCGCGCGCAGGCGCTGGCGGGTGGATTGAAGGCCTGGCGCGAAGCCAATCTGCCCGTTGAAAAAAGCTGA
- the coaD gene encoding pantetheine-phosphate adenylyltransferase, with protein sequence MAENVLAVYPGTFDPITLGHEDVVRRASQLFGRVIVAVAAGHHKKTLFSLEERIAMVREAVKPYPQVEVESFSGLLRDFVVQRGGKAMVRGLRAVTDFDYEFQLAGMNRTLMPEVETVFLTPSDKFQFISSTFVREIATLGGEVDKFVSAEVYERLRQKVAGLLAG encoded by the coding sequence ATGGCCGAAAACGTGCTTGCCGTCTATCCCGGCACCTTTGATCCGATCACCCTGGGCCATGAGGACGTGGTGCGCCGCGCCTCGCAATTGTTCGGCCGGGTGATCGTTGCCGTGGCGGCAGGGCACCACAAGAAGACGCTGTTCAGCCTTGAGGAGCGGATCGCCATGGTGCGCGAAGCCGTCAAGCCCTATCCGCAGGTCGAGGTGGAGAGCTTCTCCGGCCTGCTGCGCGATTTCGTGGTGCAGCGCGGCGGCAAGGCCATGGTGCGCGGCCTGCGCGCGGTCACCGACTTCGACTACGAGTTCCAGCTCGCGGGCATGAACCGCACCCTCATGCCCGAGGTGGAAACGGTTTTTCTCACGCCCAGCGACAAGTTCCAGTTCATCAGCAGCACTTTCGTGCGCGAGATCGCGACGCTGGGCGGCGAGGTCGACAAGTTCGTCTCCGCCGAGGTTTACGAGCGCCTGCGGCAGAAGGTTGCAGGGCTGCTGGCCGGCTGA
- a CDS encoding zinc-binding metallopeptidase family protein, protein MQVFNCDQCGHLVFFDSDHCLHCGATLAFLPQTLEMAAMQPLEGGWWQRAVPAAEDGAQLFRFCRNRIEYDACNFTVAGSDPHALCVSCRQTRWLPDLSDPSNLRRWRQIEAAKRLLYYNLARLGLQPQDGWHGPVYHLLEDIEGQPRVMTGHDNGTITLNVAEADDEERARRRVSLNEPYRTLIGHFRHECGHFFWDLLICDSPSRLERFRELFGDEREDYGEALQRYYAKEDKFSGWQDEFISAYAQSHPWEDWAETWAHYLHMVDLLETAASYQTHVTVPGPTTLHDQRVENPFGRQRPDFNTMLEQWVPLTLLLNSLNRSLGHLDAYPFALSAGARCKLLWVHELLQEHQRTGLPAL, encoded by the coding sequence ATGCAGGTATTCAATTGCGACCAATGCGGTCACCTGGTTTTCTTCGACAGCGACCACTGCCTGCACTGCGGCGCAACGCTGGCGTTCCTGCCGCAGACGCTGGAGATGGCTGCGATGCAGCCGCTGGAAGGCGGCTGGTGGCAGCGCGCGGTGCCGGCCGCAGAGGATGGGGCGCAATTGTTCCGCTTCTGCCGCAACCGCATCGAGTACGACGCGTGCAACTTCACGGTGGCCGGCAGCGATCCGCACGCGCTGTGTGTCTCCTGCCGGCAGACGCGCTGGCTGCCCGACCTGTCCGATCCATCCAATCTGCGGCGCTGGCGCCAGATCGAGGCCGCGAAGCGGCTGCTGTATTACAACCTCGCCCGCCTGGGCCTGCAACCGCAGGACGGCTGGCACGGCCCGGTCTACCATCTGCTGGAAGATATCGAAGGCCAGCCCAGGGTCATGACCGGGCATGACAACGGCACCATCACGCTCAATGTCGCCGAGGCCGATGACGAGGAGCGCGCGCGCCGGCGGGTATCGCTCAACGAGCCCTACCGCACCTTGATCGGCCACTTTCGCCATGAATGCGGGCATTTCTTCTGGGATCTGCTGATATGCGACAGCCCCTCGCGGCTGGAGCGCTTTCGCGAGCTTTTCGGCGACGAGCGCGAAGACTATGGCGAAGCCTTGCAGCGTTACTACGCCAAGGAAGACAAGTTCAGCGGCTGGCAGGATGAATTCATCAGCGCCTACGCCCAGTCCCACCCCTGGGAAGACTGGGCCGAGACCTGGGCGCATTACCTGCACATGGTGGACCTGCTGGAAACCGCGGCCAGCTACCAGACCCATGTGACCGTGCCCGGGCCGACCACGCTGCACGACCAGCGCGTCGAGAATCCCTTCGGTCGCCAGCGGCCCGACTTCAACACCATGCTGGAACAATGGGTGCCACTGACGCTGCTGCTCAACAGCCTGAACCGCAGCCTGGGCCACCTCGACGCCTATCCGTTTGCGTTGTCTGCCGGCGCGCGCTGCAAGCTGCTATGGGTCCATGAGCTGCTGCAGGAACATCAGCGCACCGGGTTGCCTGCGCTCTGA
- a CDS encoding BON domain-containing protein, translating into MKFTRAIAFAVVTGTTLIAATGCSVFRDQQTVGSYMDDAGITTAVKAKMAEDKSVAASSISVETLNRTVQLSGFAKSQAEKARAEQIARSTKDVREVRNNIVVRP; encoded by the coding sequence ATGAAATTCACCCGCGCCATTGCTTTCGCCGTCGTTACCGGCACCACCCTGATCGCCGCCACCGGCTGTTCCGTGTTCCGCGACCAGCAGACCGTTGGTTCGTACATGGATGACGCCGGCATCACCACTGCCGTGAAGGCGAAGATGGCCGAGGACAAGTCGGTTGCCGCCTCCTCGATCAGCGTCGAAACGCTGAACCGCACGGTCCAGCTGTCCGGCTTTGCCAAGTCGCAAGCCGAAAAGGCGCGTGCCGAGCAGATCGCCCGTTCCACCAAGGACGTGCGTGAAGTGCGAAACAATATCGTTGTTCGCCCCTGA
- a CDS encoding response regulator, whose protein sequence is MKLRTYIVEDNATIRENLIATLDELAEIESVGIAETEADGTDWLTRNAEQWDLAILDLFLRQGSGLGVLAACSKRLPHQKIVVLSNYATPDVRTRCAQLGVDAVFDKSNEIDALVDYCIQVSADHQNALLNRSGDS, encoded by the coding sequence GTGAAATTGCGTACGTATATTGTTGAAGACAATGCCACCATCCGTGAAAACCTGATTGCTACGCTGGACGAGCTGGCCGAGATCGAATCCGTGGGAATCGCTGAAACGGAAGCAGACGGCACAGACTGGCTGACGCGCAATGCCGAACAATGGGATTTGGCGATTCTTGACCTGTTCCTGCGCCAGGGCAGCGGTCTGGGCGTGCTGGCAGCCTGCAGCAAGCGCCTGCCGCACCAGAAGATCGTGGTGCTGAGCAACTACGCCACGCCCGACGTGCGCACGCGCTGTGCACAGCTGGGCGTCGACGCAGTGTTTGATAAATCCAACGAGATCGACGCGCTGGTGGACTATTGCATCCAGGTCAGCGCGGATCATCAGAACGCGTTGCTCAATCGATCAGGCGATTCTTGA
- a CDS encoding HesA/MoeB/ThiF family protein, translating into MTDDQLLRYSRHILLDEIGIEGQERLLAAHAVIVGAGGLGSPAALYLGAAGVGRITVIDDDTVDLTNLQRQIAHTTDRVGSPKAESIRSAVHAINPEVEVVALRRRADAALLDTLLPGASVVLDCSDNYRTRHLVNAACVRHRVPLVAAAALRFDGQLMVIDPRDATAPCYACVFPPDASFEEEQCATMGVFAPLVGTMGTLQAAEALKLMAKCGQPATHRLMMFDIKRMDWSGMQIGKLADCPVCSNHL; encoded by the coding sequence ATGACTGATGACCAGCTGCTGCGCTACTCGCGGCACATCCTGCTCGACGAGATCGGCATCGAAGGCCAGGAACGCCTTCTTGCGGCCCATGCGGTGATCGTTGGTGCCGGCGGCCTGGGCTCGCCCGCGGCCCTGTACCTGGGCGCCGCCGGCGTCGGCCGCATCACTGTGATCGATGACGACACGGTCGACCTCACCAATCTCCAGCGCCAGATCGCGCACACCACCGACCGGGTGGGCAGCCCGAAGGCGGAGTCGATCCGCAGCGCGGTCCACGCCATCAATCCGGAAGTGGAAGTCGTCGCGCTGCGCCGGCGCGCCGATGCCGCGCTGCTGGACACCCTGCTGCCAGGCGCCAGCGTCGTGCTGGACTGCAGCGACAACTACCGCACCCGCCACCTGGTCAACGCTGCCTGCGTGCGCCATCGCGTCCCCCTGGTGGCGGCGGCTGCGCTGCGCTTCGACGGGCAGTTGATGGTCATCGACCCCCGGGATGCGACGGCGCCCTGCTACGCCTGCGTGTTCCCTCCAGATGCCAGCTTCGAGGAAGAGCAGTGCGCGACCATGGGCGTCTTTGCGCCGCTGGTGGGCACGATGGGCACCTTGCAGGCTGCCGAGGCGCTGAAATTGATGGCCAAGTGTGGCCAGCCAGCAACGCACCGGCTGATGATGTTCGATATCAAACGCATGGATTGGTCGGGCATGCAGATCGGCAAGCTCGCGGACTGCCCCGTTTGCAGTAACCATTTGTAG